The nucleotide sequence TTATTTTGTATTTTATTCTAGAGTCACCAATTACTGCCTTTAGTTCCTCTAGTGTGACAAATGTCTCAAACTCTCCTGATGGGTAGATGATTCTATTATTTTTTGTTCTAAATGGAAATGGCGAAATTTTAACAGAATCAGAAACATATGCTCTGATGTGAAAGAATCCTAATGATGCTTTGGGGTTTATTCTAGTGGAATGAATCCATTTGCCATCAGTAATGTCTGGAAGAAATGTTAACGCATATGGATACGCTGAATTGATATCATAGATGTAGCACTCTCCGATGAATCCGCGTTGAATTAGCTCAAATCGCCCTCCATAGAACGATTTCCACGCCAAATCCTGTATTTCATAGGGAATATCAGTAAACAATGCGATTTCCACGTCATTGAATATCAATACTTTTTCTGCCAGATATCCCGAACTTATCCAGTTTGCCGTGTAAAACTGGTATGCGTTAAAAAAAGTATCTAGCCAGTAATCTGCCAGTTCTTGAGTTAAAACACAATCCAAAAGACAATAGTCTCGGATCTTTTGCTTGTTTCTCATAAAGTATCGCAGTGAAAACTTTTTTCTCTTTTCTTTTGTTTCAAGATACTCTTGATCAAGAGTCTTTTTGATATGCTCAGAATATGCAACCTCGAGTCGTTTGTTATCATAGTATTGTGCAATATCATAGCATGAAATGGAATGCTTGTCTTTTCTAATTGTTAGTTGCTTTTTTGGAATGTATCTTATTTGATATCCGTTGTATTGAAAATCTAATCTTTTACTAGTCTTGTAGGTTTTAAGAATGTCTTTGGGCAATAATTTTAAAATGCATTCAGCATCATATTGTAGATTGTAAAAAAATATCCAATACCCCTCATGCTTTAGAAGAAGTTTTGCAATGTTATCAAATGTTATGTCTGGATATTCTAGTTTAACACCATTTGACAACATGAAAAGAAAAATGTTTCCTTTAACAGTTTCAGTGTCAGCCCCCAAAGTTTTTCTTCGTTGTGAGATGTTTGGATTTCTGTTCTGCTTTCTAGTTTTGATAAATGTCAGGTCTTTGGCATTTGATTTCGGAGTGTAAACTTGCAATGTCATGGGCTTGGATTCCTCCATATGACATCTGAGATGTCTGATTCAAGTCCTCGCCTTAATTTTGAGAATTCGCTTCTTATTTCTCTAAGTGATTTTCCAGTATCAAAATTCTTTTGTATAGATCTAAAGTAATTCCAGCTTCGTCGCATCTTTTGACTGCGATTCTTGTTTGCATCTGATCTTTTCTTTTGTCTTTCCTCTTCTTTTTGGTTTTTAGATTTTAGCAGTTTTTGAATCTGGTTCTGAATGTTCATGCGTTCGCCCATCAACTGTCTGAGAAATTTCTTGGTTTGAGCCGTCTGTCGAAATACCTGTAATTGCTCAATTTCCTTCTTGATAACTTCAATTTCTGAGCGCAATCGGTCGATTTTTCGCATATCATAGGCATAAAACCATAGATTATCAGTTGGTAAGTAGATTTATGATGTTATGAGACATATGTCAAAAAAGGTAAAAATGACATGGTAAATGAAAAGAATCCTAAGTCTGTT is from Nitrosopumilus sp. and encodes:
- a CDS encoding DNA polymerase; the encoded protein is MTLQVYTPKSNAKDLTFIKTRKQNRNPNISQRRKTLGADTETVKGNIFLFMLSNGVKLEYPDITFDNIAKLLLKHEGYWIFFYNLQYDAECILKLLPKDILKTYKTSKRLDFQYNGYQIRYIPKKQLTIRKDKHSISCYDIAQYYDNKRLEVAYSEHIKKTLDQEYLETKEKRKKFSLRYFMRNKQKIRDYCLLDCVLTQELADYWLDTFFNAYQFYTANWISSGYLAEKVLIFNDVEIALFTDIPYEIQDLAWKSFYGGRFELIQRGFIGECYIYDINSAYPYALTFLPDITDGKWIHSTRINPKASLGFFHIRAYVSDSVKISPFPFRTKNNRIIYPSGEFETFVTLEELKAVIGDSRIKYKIIESQQFIANENCTYPFRDFVNSQYEKRMELQKEGNSLERAIKIILNSVYGKMAQRTNGVMGNLFNPIIASYITGFARAQLYKFVRDNNIERDVVAFATDSIACRKKIPNLDSKKLGGMKLDKYGFDTYFLSNGFYHINGKWKNRGIGYDTERKIEIEHLATKIDEEGNLYITVATTRTTHIKGGIVYDKIDDIGKIETYDKKIGLNSDRKRHWLSDLESLKDKKWCDSVPIPIDIIGDIISKNEIIWSGYDEFVYEPESDL